The following coding sequences are from one Patescibacteria group bacterium window:
- a CDS encoding GreA/GreB family elongation factor, which translates to MRIPTRKPGKYADLFRDPHMTQEKFDELSALLARLKKARPEAAAEVKRLAEMGDFSENAAYQLAKGRLRGLNQKLMETEDHLKHAKIISTAKGNGVVQLGSTVTVNQAGKQQTYRILGPTETNPSKGIISHVSPLGAALQGKKVGDTVQMNIGSDTVRITIISVA; encoded by the coding sequence ATGCGCATTCCCACCCGTAAACCCGGTAAGTACGCTGACCTCTTCCGCGATCCTCACATGACGCAGGAGAAATTTGATGAACTCAGCGCACTCCTGGCTCGTCTAAAGAAAGCTAGGCCAGAAGCAGCGGCTGAAGTGAAACGTCTAGCCGAGATGGGGGACTTTTCCGAAAACGCGGCATACCAACTCGCCAAAGGCCGGTTGCGTGGGTTGAACCAAAAGCTCATGGAAACTGAGGATCATCTCAAACATGCGAAAATCATCTCCACGGCAAAAGGTAACGGCGTTGTGCAGCTAGGAAGTACAGTAACCGTGAACCAGGCTGGGAAGCAGCAGACGTACCGGATTCTTGGGCCAACCGAGACAAATCCTAGCAAAGGGATTATTTCGCATGTGTCACCGTTGGGTGCAGCATTACAAGGCAAGAAAGTAGGGGATACAGTGCAAATGAATATTGGATCGGACACTGTTCGCATTACCATCATCAGCGTGGCTTGA
- a CDS encoding type II toxin-antitoxin system death-on-curing family toxin yields MRYLKVEHLLKMHSFVVDETGGAHGLRDRGRLESATTRPQQSVFGKELFPTIFQKAAAYAHAIIFDHPFVDGNKRTAMTAALVFLEDNGFRCVTKEGEIHAFALRIVREKMEIPSIAIWLQKHTEQIRN; encoded by the coding sequence ATGCGATACCTTAAAGTTGAGCATCTCTTGAAGATGCACTCATTTGTAGTAGACGAAACTGGTGGCGCTCATGGTCTTCGTGATCGTGGGCGCTTAGAAAGTGCAACAACCCGACCGCAACAGAGTGTGTTTGGAAAAGAATTATTCCCAACAATTTTTCAAAAGGCGGCTGCGTATGCACACGCAATAATTTTTGACCATCCATTTGTAGATGGAAACAAACGAACAGCTATGACTGCAGCGCTCGTTTTCCTTGAAGACAATGGTTTTCGCTGTGTTACAAAAGAAGGTGAAATTCATGCATTCGCTTTACGGATTGTCCGTGAGAAAATGGAAATTCCTTCAATTGCAATCTGGCTGCAAAAACATACTGAGCAAATAAGAAACTGA
- a CDS encoding ABC-F family ATP-binding cassette domain-containing protein — translation MTHDSVVLRFSDVSFEYERSHKKLLDDVSFSVRTGSRITLMGQNGAGKSTIFKLITGEAEPTEGQVFRTPSNATVAIARQVMPKDMLGLSIRDYFATAFTEVEYSLDKLIKDVFAIVHLDVPITKLVKELSGGQQARLLLAHALIQKPDILLLDEPTNNLDQHGIDHLTSFLVMYEKTCLVISHDADFLNAFSDGVLYLDVHTQKVEQYTGNYTDVVEEISQRIERENLLNARMQRQVKEKRAQAEVFAHKGGKLRFVAKRMRQAAESAEESIVSVRQEDKAIRPFTILCQNFDSHFHGKIVQLHAVGAMYNHKVAIKKFDLDIRKNTHIVLAGPNGIGKSTLLAVLAAGSSDYATIAPEVVVGYYQQDFGNLDGEQIAYDALVEVMAERDEHKLRSTAAGFLLDGAILSRKIEALSEGQKALLSYSRLVLQKPGLLILDEPTNHVNFRHLPVLADALDQYQGAMIMVSHIPEFVQQIRVDTVIDLAAIR, via the coding sequence ATGACACATGATTCCGTTGTTCTCCGTTTTTCCGACGTCAGCTTTGAGTACGAACGCAGCCACAAAAAGTTGCTGGACGACGTGTCTTTTTCTGTACGCACGGGCAGCCGCATCACGCTCATGGGCCAGAATGGCGCAGGGAAGAGTACTATTTTTAAACTCATTACCGGGGAAGCTGAACCAACCGAAGGCCAGGTCTTCCGAACGCCAAGCAATGCTACTGTTGCCATTGCCCGGCAAGTGATGCCCAAGGACATGCTGGGGCTGAGTATCCGGGACTACTTTGCCACAGCTTTCACGGAGGTCGAATACAGTCTGGATAAGCTTATTAAAGATGTCTTTGCAATTGTTCACCTAGATGTACCAATCACCAAACTGGTGAAGGAACTTTCTGGCGGGCAACAAGCGAGGTTACTGCTCGCACATGCACTCATTCAGAAGCCTGACATTCTGTTGCTGGATGAGCCCACGAACAATTTGGACCAGCATGGGATTGACCACCTCACCAGCTTCCTGGTGATGTATGAGAAAACCTGCCTGGTCATTTCGCACGATGCTGACTTCCTGAATGCATTTTCCGACGGGGTGCTGTACTTGGACGTGCACACGCAGAAGGTGGAGCAGTACACGGGGAACTACACAGATGTGGTAGAGGAGATTAGCCAGCGGATTGAACGTGAAAATTTACTCAATGCTCGTATGCAGCGCCAGGTGAAGGAGAAGCGGGCGCAGGCTGAAGTCTTTGCCCACAAAGGCGGCAAACTCCGGTTCGTAGCCAAGCGCATGCGGCAAGCAGCAGAGTCTGCCGAAGAAAGTATTGTCAGCGTTCGCCAAGAGGATAAAGCTATTCGACCTTTTACCATTCTCTGCCAAAACTTTGACAGCCACTTCCATGGGAAAATTGTGCAGCTCCATGCTGTGGGCGCCATGTACAACCACAAAGTGGCAATCAAGAAATTTGATCTGGATATTCGGAAAAATACCCACATTGTGCTTGCGGGTCCAAATGGCATTGGGAAGAGCACGTTGCTGGCCGTGCTCGCCGCAGGCTCGTCCGACTATGCCACCATTGCCCCAGAGGTTGTGGTTGGGTACTACCAGCAGGACTTTGGGAACTTGGATGGTGAGCAAATTGCGTACGACGCTTTGGTGGAAGTCATGGCCGAACGAGATGAGCACAAGCTGCGCTCCACAGCCGCTGGGTTTCTGCTGGACGGAGCTATTCTCTCCCGCAAAATTGAAGCGCTATCCGAAGGGCAGAAGGCGCTACTCTCGTACAGCCGTCTAGTTTTGCAAAAACCTGGACTACTCATTTTAGATGAGCCAACCAACCATGTGAATTTCCGCCATTTGCCTGTCCTGGCTGACGCACTGGATCAGTACCAAGGAGCAATGATTATGGTTTCGCACATTCCAGAGTTTGTGCAGCAAATCCGCGTGGATACGGTTATTGACCTCGCAGCGATACGGTAA